tttttttttttttttttgacacttttTGCCAAAGATCAAAGAGACAAAACTAATGGCTAAACACGAGTAAAGTGCTAAATTACTGAATTGCTTTTTAAGAAAGTAACTAGACTGGGCTCTGGTGTGAACTTCATACCTTggaagaactttttttttttttcttgttttccttttctctttttctctgagaaacaagagaggcagagagagagagcgcagaAGATTGGTTCCTGTCGCTGTTGTTCTGCCCCGTGATTGGAGGAAGCCTGTTGCTATGCTTATGCCAGTGTTTGCGAGCTTTCTGCTTCCTCTCGTCTGCACACTGATAGGTCAGGTTTGCACTGGTCTGGTGGACTTCTGCCACTTGTTGAACATCCCCACAGTTTCTGTGGTTCCCTCTGTGTCTTGTTGcatgaaaaaacacagcagccgcagcacagagacacatatgTGCAGAATTTCCGCCTACCATggcttcctctgttttttgaTCTTATTAGCTTTTATTATGCTTTTTATTGGTTTAAGGCTGTTTTTAATTCTTATCCACACTCATAAAGGACAAACACCAGTTTTTGGGGCATTTGGTTAAAAGTAGTTGGtatacttttttccttttttttttttttttatctaatgtaaAGTTTATTGAACTAACTTTTTTTTGACAGAGCTTACTCAaactgttgctttgttttgaaactAATTGGTTGTTGTTGAGTATCCACTTTGGCACCACATTTTACACTTGTGTCATTTCTGCCCACATAAGTCACAACACTCCTACTGCTCGCACAGTATCTGTTATTGCTGCACTTTTGACTTGAAGAGGCAATGGTCTGCTCTGCTTCTTTGGTTTAAAGTGGACACAAATGTTTCCAAGAGTAAATAAGTTTTAATGGTAGTAACGTTCATATAAACCTCTCAAAGCTCCTTGAAGTGTTCCATCTTTGTACTCAGGGAGTTCTACTTGATTATGTTTTTCACCAAAATATGACCAAATACCACCCTTGCTCTTTCCTGAAACTTGTATATATAATGTGAATTTCCCCGCTGAGGGACGAAAAAATGATTGCTATCTTCTCTTATTTTGAACATTGATGCTTCCCTTTACAAAGTACACATTTATTTCCTATGGCCACTAGTTCATGCAAGGCAGCGAGCCCATGTAATATTTTCTGAACAACCCCCACTGAGTCCACAGTTGTCAGTTTGGGACAATAGTGAATGTTCAAATGAAGTGAAAGGCAGAAGTCAGCATCAACCAGTCCATGTAAAGCTGTACACCTTAAAGACCCGAGAGCAATAGCAAGGGCaggtttttaatttataatCAGTTCAACTTTAGATTTTTGTGAAGTACATTGCAcaattatttcttcttcttcttcttcttcttttttttttaaagacatctgtttgtttttgacttctTCTTCCTTGGTACTAACGGCCTGCTTCAGTGAGTATGCTTGGCTTTGAGTTTGATTTAATTGGTTTATTGATCATAAATCTTATTAggtttattttagaaaaataattaataatggccattaaaatatatttgtaaaacCCCTTAAATATGAATAGTTATGCAGCCCATCACTCTTAGTGGGAATGTTTTTATGACCTTCAGTTGAATACAAAGATTTGTCTATTGTTTAGGCCTTTCCTCCATCAGATCACCATCTGATGATACACACTGTTCAACAAATCTGAGATGATTCCTGTTTTCAGGACTCTTCCTCTTCGTCATAACTTATGTCATCCTGATGTTGTTCTAACCTCTGCACTCCCAACGTCCATCATAGATACAGTCACATCTTTAGGGTTCAACGATGACTTAATGGACATCCTGCCGCCAAAAGGTCACCAATTTAACCCCTAGAACTGCTGGTGAATGtctctgctgccattttgtCTTGTAAGCTTACACCAGTGAGTAGCCGAGCTTAAGGAGTGGTTTATTTGGTATGTAGACATTTTCTTATTTAGAAATTTAGTTCAGTATTTAGTCATTTAAGAGCAACAACATTCAAGGTGACATCAAGTAAGTGAGACACCCAAAGATGTAGGTCGTCAGACTCTCCTGAGACACCTgcagtgtggttttttttttttttttttttttttacgtcacACTTTGTTCTGAACAAACTTCAGAGGACACCATAGAACAGCAGTTTCCAAACTAGGCTTCACAACTCTTGTGGGGCTGTGAGATACAGCTGAAGAGCCGCGAGGTAACTAtcggagaaaaacaaaatcatctcTGGAGCACCAAACGTGTTCTGTTTAACCTTCTGTTGAACTTTGCCTTGTTCCTGTGAATGACTTTCAACCTCTTAATGcctcaaatataaaataaaaaaagaaagaaaatcatcctTAAAATAGTTACAACTAGTAAACAGCAAACAAGCGGTAACAGTGGCTCAGAAGTATTTATATTGCTTTGTTAGTAGAGACaaacaagagaagagaaaccGTTTCAGCTAAGTAAGGCCTTACGTGCGTTAAATCTAAACCAGGGATAACTATTGCAGGAAATTATGTTTCTGttaattttcagaaaataatcatcatggTTTCCAGCTATTTAGACATAGAATTGCATCCACGTGTTTATTTCTAAGTGCCTTGTTTCTGAGCTCTGACTAAATCTGTGTGAACCCACTACAACTGAATAAACTTTATTAGTTGggccaaagaaaatgaattggaGATGTACAATCAACTTAAGTGAATCTGTGCCGGAGTATATCGCCTATAGCCcagaaaccaacacacacacacacacactcgtacaGTAAAGCCCCACAGAGTAGTCAGTGCGTGCACTCTGACAATAGTATTTGGCCCTGTCCGTGAAGCCGGACCCCCCCAGCCTAAGCGcttttatgtgaaaatgtttggtGTGTCGTAAGCCTGAACGCTGACCAGCCTCTTCTGCAGCTTTGCTGAGCCATGGGGCTCCCGGCAGCGCTGGGAGTGCTGACTCCAGCCCTGGGAACCTGTTTACTGCTGCCCTGCACCCCACCCTGTGGCATCAGGAGAGGGCGTATGGATGTGTCAGTGTCCGTCTGTGCGTTTGGGGGTTCTACACAAAGAACCTGCTGAATACTGTGCTATCTAGTTATCAGTGCTGACAACTTGCAGTTGGTTGCCAAACTGGCTGGGTGAGCCCTTGATCAGAGCGCCTTTTCTGGGTGTCCTCTCTAACTTATTTGTCAATTTAACTTAGTATTTTCTGTTCACAGTTCACCCAAAACGCTTGCGAAATCAGAGTTATTGCATTATGGATGAACTGAAACAAGGATAATAAcataaaaagactgaaaactgtCGCATAGTTTTGTGCTCACAAAGTGAATCTTTGTTTTGGGAAATGTGAAATCTCACACAAAAGACATTGCAgatatgtgtgcgtgtctggACACAAGACAAGTGCGCTTCCTTCTGCAGTGAAAGCTAACATCCTCGTCAGACTTGCCTGAATGAAAAGAAGGTCTACGTGATATGGCACATTATGGTAACGCAACACCGTCAGTGTTTTCGAAAAGTGTGATCGGACACAAATTCGCATAATTATTGACTTTGTCGCCACAGCGCTGATAAACCAGTTATACAATGGTGCAGTGTTATTGTCAAGCTGGGATAAACAAGGCCATAAGAGCTGCCTTCCTTATCTCTGCTTCCTCTTGCCTTTTAAAGCGCTCCTTCAGCCGGGCTGATTGGTGGAGGAATGGTGTTATCTGTGGTCTGATAGGCTGCAGGGCAAAACCACTAACTGAAGGCTGTTGTTATTGCAGCAGGTCCTACAGctttccatctgtgtgtgtgcagatgatgCCTTTACTGCTGTCCATGGAGACCTGAGGCTTaatcttaatttatttatttatttttttttttatttttttttttgggggggggggctgcctgACTTTTGGCTGCTCTTAGCACCCTCTGCACGGCGTTAACTGATTTCATTATTGATCAGTGAGCAGATAGCAGAGGCGGACAGCAGACACCTTGAATGGATTGCTGCTGATTGTTTAGCATACAGTGAATTCATAAGAGCGAAGTGTGTCATGATCAATGGCAGCAGCGAacaatagaaagagagagaagtgatgatgttttctctgagggggggggtctgctcgctctctctctctctctctctcttctcacaCTTGGCCCCGCCCCTCCCACATGTTCCTCCGCCCCTGATTGGCCCCCCCGGAGGCTGTTTTCGGCCTCTGATTGGCCGCCGAGCGCGTCGATCACACGGGGCTCGACTTATTTACCGATTGTATGAGCGGAGGAGGTCGGTATTCTGCTGAGAGGCTGCAACAGCTGACCGCCGAGCACTTTACCCGGCAGGAACAAAGACAGGAGCCAGCAGCCATCAGGAGACCGTGCCGTCgtcgtcgttgttgttgttttttttgttttgttttgttttgtttttttttcctccgtcAGTAATAATTTTTGCGCACACAAAAGGCGAAGGCACGAGATGAGGCACGCAGTTGGACCGGCAGAAAACGTGGAGAATAATAGTTTGTCGGTGACAGGCTTGTTAAAGATATGTGCCCATTGTGAACGGCTCAGCAAAAAGGTAAGAGACGGACAGCAGGGACAAATCCCACTGACACTGAATGCACCGCCTTTCTTTTCGGTAGAAGATTGTGTGCTGAAGTTATGAGGAGacatttgtagtttttttttttgtatgtatttatatctTTGTTGGCTCTgaacaaacaagctgcagtgCAGTCTTTTGTCCAGACTTGTTTACGACTGTTTGGTCACCGGCGCTATGAAACGGTCTCTATTCTGATTTTTATCTCCTGACATGGATTCGGATGTCGATGACACGTCTTATTGTCGGTTCTCAGTCCGGTGTCATTTGGGAATAATGCTCATTTCacggtcattcattcatccgcCTCACTGTGCGCAGCGGGACGGTGTCCGCTGGGGGACATGTCTGGACAAGCTGCGGAAAGTTACAGGACATCAGGAGACACGCAGACCTTTCGGTGgagcttttcattttccacaaGAGCAAACTGTCACTTAGTGTTTGGACGTCTTATTGATGGTGACGCATCGCTTTGGTCCTGTTGTTGACGGACAGACATGATGCAGAAATATTCCATCTTCATCGTGCTTTTTCTTTAGACATTAtgaatatcattattattaacacAGGTTTACTGGTGACATTCAGCTAAGAGATGCATGGgactgcagcagaaataagaagtggagttttttttttctgcttccttctCGAATTAAAATTccatttgaacatttgtttccttttcttctgtcctGCAGGACTTGGGAGTGAGGATCCCAAGACCCCTCGGTAACGGACCAAGCAGATTTATCCCTGAGAAAGAGGTATAGGACAGTCTGTCAATCTGCAACATGCTTAAAACTAAATACTAGATTAGGTTTTcgatttaatgtttaatgtccatttatgtattttatttttttttttcaaatcagattCTTCAAGTCAGTAAAGTGGACGCCAGAACACAGTCAATATTTGAGGATGCGTTTGCAGCCCTCGGTCGTCTGGACAACATTTCAATGGTTATGGGCTTCCACCCGCAGTACCTGGAGAGTTTTCTCCGAACGCAGCACTACCTGCTGCAAATGGATGGACCCCTATCTTTGCACTACAGACACTACATCGGCATCATGGTACGGCCGCATCCATGCTTCGTGAACGCTCAAAACAGAATTCAGTTTTATGTGGTTAAACTCATCTCTCGCTGGGTTTTGCAGGCGGCAGCTAGACACCAGTGCTCCTATTTGGTCAACCTGCACGTGAACGACTTCCTTCAGGTCGGGGGAGACCTGAAGTGGCTGAACGGACTGGATGAAGCGCcacagaagctgcagcagctcggGGAGCTCAACAAAATCCTGGCCCACCGACCATGGCTTCTTACCAAGGAACACATCGAGGTGAGAGGACGTGCACGGATGGATGTGGGTTTGAAGTCTTGCGTAACAGGCTGAGATCATGGGTGGAGGCATGGGTATAGCTACAGCTGCATAAAGTTGAgcagggagtgagagagagtgatagGGGGTGAGGCAGGAAACTGAAGAGTCAATAAAGTGGATGTTGAAggatgaaaacactttttttccccacttcctAAAAGGTCAGCGATATTGAAGTCATCCTTTGGCTCCAGTTAGAATAACTCAGAAGTTTTCCCTTTATTTTTCCCAGCGCCTCCTGAAGGCAGAGGAACACAGCTGGTCCCTCGCCGAGCTAATCCACGCCGTGGTCCTCCTCACACACTACCACTCCCTCGCCTCGTTCACATTTGGCTGTGGCATCACACCCGAGATTCACTGCGATGGTGGGCACACTTTCAGACCCCCCTCCCTCAGTCAGTACTGTGTATGTGACATCGCAAATGGCAACGGGCATGCTAATCACCATGACGATCCACTTTTCAACCAGGTGAGTGCACTTCCGGTGCGTGTTGATGAGAATCTGATGAGAAAAGTGGCATGACGCTGGTTCCTAAACATGGCTCTCCACCTTTGTTTCTGTAGGAGGTGTGTGGCGAGGTGGAGGTGCTGATGGAGCGcatgaagcagctgcaggagtgCCGTGACGACGAGGAGGCCAGCCAGGAAGAAATGGCAACTCGCTTTGAAAGAGAGAAGACTGAGAGCATGCTGGTGGTCACAGCAGAGGATGAGGAGTGTGTCCCCTCGAGGGACATCTCTCGACACTTTGAGGATCCCAGCTACGGCTACAAGGACTTCTCCAGGAGGGGGGAGCACGTGCCCACATTCAGAGTGCAGGTAAAGATTAAATACAGTATGAATGGAAAGCACCATCTGCAAAAATCTGTCATTAActtgctgttttctcttctgtccAGGATTACAGCTGGGAGGACCACGGCTTCTCGCTGGTCAATCGACTGTATCCTGATGTTGGTCAGATGCTGGACGAGAAGTTCCAGATGGCCTACAACCTAACCTACAATACCATGGCAACACACAAGGATGTGGACACCAGCATGCTGCGTAGAGCCATCTGGAACTACATCCACTGCATGTTTGGCATCAGGTCAGTTGCTGGAAACTCAGTTTTGCACTACTTGTCTGATGGAAGTTTAATTTTTCAGCTTTGCGTAACCTTGTTCTTATGTGATCTTCAGGTATGATGACTATGATTATGGGGAGATCAACCAGCTTCTGGACCGGAGCTTTAAGATCTATATTAAAACCATGGTGTGTAGTCCTGAGAAGACCACCAAACGAATGTATGAAAGTTTCTGGAGGCAGTTTCAGCACTCCGAAAAGGTGGGATTAGCTATCGAATTTTCTTGCCTGATCTCTTGATTGAAGCTTTTTGAAAATGGTTAACTATAACAGtgtctctcctctttttgtctCCTGCAGGTTCACGTTAATCTGCTTCTTATGGAAGCGCGAATGCAAGCAGAACTATTATACGCTCTGAGAGCGATCACCCGCTACATGACATGAAGTGCTTTTGGCGTTTTTATCATTGTCTTTTTactgtcactgttgttgcttgttttgggacacttcaaggaaaaaaaaaaaaaaaagaaaatcatgggggtggggggaattCAACAAAAGAGACATGTGGAAGAGAGTCCTGGGTTGTGACAGTGCTTGTTGGATGGATGTGGAGAAGAGGatcagaacaaatgaaaagtaaggaggaaaaaaaaaaaactgcagaagaaTAGTCATCTCAAAGTACCGGTGGATACACTCAGTTCACGTTGCCTGCAGTGCCAAATGTGACCAAAAGAGGGCTGCCTGGAACAAACTCTTGCTCAGCTGGGGAGTTTGTGCCGGGCCAGAGCACTGACACCGGAGGTATCCAGGACCATGATTCAGTATTCCAACATGCCAAACCCATTTCTGTCTTCTGGTAGAGTGAGGACCCTCAGAAAATCCCCAGAAAGATGTGCAGCAAGGAGTCTGCACTTTGAATCCGTTGTCACTGTAATGTGTTTAGTTTCTtgaatctttttatttcattttgtattgaGCGAAGTGGACGTTGTCTATCTGGTTGCTGTTAGTGGAGATGGAAGCATTAACTCTTGGCGGTATTTTTTACGTGTGCCTGAAATATCCAGCACAGTGTGCATAcgtgctgatgctgctgctcccatGTTGTATTCAGTGGGGTCATATTGATCCCCAAATCCCCCCCTTACCCATCACCCCTCCACCCAAAACCCTATCCACTAGAAATCCACTGCATTAACTCCCTTCCCCCTTGTCCCCTACCCCCACCCAAAATCTTAAATGTCAATGTAAGCTAATCCAAGGAGTGCGTGAAAGCTGGAGAGGTGTGGAAAGAAACTCAAACAACACTGTCTGAGCCCTTTTTGAGTTGAAACtctacatgtgtgtatgtgttctgTGTTCATGCTGACTGAggtgtggatgtttgtgtgtgtttcacagaaat
This genomic interval from Echeneis naucrates chromosome 24, fEcheNa1.1, whole genome shotgun sequence contains the following:
- the sesn1 gene encoding sestrin-1 isoform X1, translating into MAQTLIQHQKMEVQDQESLGRWDGLGSRDASSRTEAMENICQEVMRKVEAIGPITASVPSSPALGSLPNSDLNDILAHMLMLSKRCPFQDVREQSIQLLQAVQDLGVRIPRPLGNGPSRFIPEKEILQVSKVDARTQSIFEDAFAALGRLDNISMVMGFHPQYLESFLRTQHYLLQMDGPLSLHYRHYIGIMAAARHQCSYLVNLHVNDFLQVGGDLKWLNGLDEAPQKLQQLGELNKILAHRPWLLTKEHIERLLKAEEHSWSLAELIHAVVLLTHYHSLASFTFGCGITPEIHCDGGHTFRPPSLSQYCVCDIANGNGHANHHDDPLFNQEVCGEVEVLMERMKQLQECRDDEEASQEEMATRFEREKTESMLVVTAEDEECVPSRDISRHFEDPSYGYKDFSRRGEHVPTFRVQDYSWEDHGFSLVNRLYPDVGQMLDEKFQMAYNLTYNTMATHKDVDTSMLRRAIWNYIHCMFGIRYDDYDYGEINQLLDRSFKIYIKTMVCSPEKTTKRMYESFWRQFQHSEKVHVNLLLMEARMQAELLYALRAITRYMT
- the sesn1 gene encoding sestrin-1 isoform X2, with protein sequence MVMGFHPQYLESFLRTQHYLLQMDGPLSLHYRHYIGIMAAARHQCSYLVNLHVNDFLQVGGDLKWLNGLDEAPQKLQQLGELNKILAHRPWLLTKEHIERLLKAEEHSWSLAELIHAVVLLTHYHSLASFTFGCGITPEIHCDGGHTFRPPSLSQYCVCDIANGNGHANHHDDPLFNQVSEVCGEVEVLMERMKQLQECRDDEEASQEEMATRFEREKTESMLVVTAEDEECVPSRDISRHFEDPSYGYKDFSRRGEHVPTFRVQDYSWEDHGFSLVNRLYPDVGQMLDEKFQMAYNLTYNTMATHKDVDTSMLRRAIWNYIHCMFGIRYDDYDYGEINQLLDRSFKIYIKTMVCSPEKTTKRMYESFWRQFQHSEKVHVNLLLMEARMQAELLYALRAITRYMT